The following are from one region of the Flavobacteriaceae bacterium UJ101 genome:
- a CDS encoding acylaminoacyl-peptidase (Extracellular dipeptidyl-peptidase which removes N- terminal dipeptides sequentially from polypeptides having unsubstituted N-termini; Belongs to the peptidase S9B family.; KEGG: ccs:CCNA_02065 acylaminoacyl-peptidase), protein MKNLIVCTLFLITILMNGQEKMTPEKIWEIGRVKIDAISDNGKIIFGDTRFNVQENTSSRNLYLLDLNGKTTQLTKTTDSEKAITFINNHTFLYTKDGKTYSFDINNRTSKEILNTTLSGLQLDQDYISFTKPVKEEKVFAQDYYPDLTKANAKIYNDLMYRHWDTWENGEFSHVFISKDLKAYDEAFDITPNEPHNISSVEWSPNGKELVYVSKKEDGKKAAQSTNTDLYLYNPSTNKTVNLTPNNKGYDTTPKFNHDGTLLAYLQMKTAGYEADKNDIILLDKNHHNKKINLTKDWDNTVSDFIWGKDSNTLYFLAAIQATYQLFELKIDTKKIRQITDGKHNYTSIHLINDYLVGGRQDMNHATEIYKVNISSGEQTQLSHVNDKIYSNIAKSTIEERWIKTTDGKKMLTWVIYPPDFDPKKKYPTLLYCQGGPQSAVSQFYSFRWNFQLMAAQGYIVVAPNRRGLPSFGTEWNHAISKDWGGQPMQDYFAAIDTLAKEPYVDETRLGAVGASYGGYSVYMLAGIHNKRFKTFISHCGLFNMTSWYGVTEELFFANYDLGGAYWDKKATKTYQDFNPINYVDKWDTPIMVIHGGKDYRVPENQGMEAFTAAQLKGLKSRFLYFPEENHWILTPQNGIVWQNEFFKWLKETL, encoded by the coding sequence ATGAAGAACTTAATTGTTTGCACTTTATTTTTAATAACTATCCTTATGAATGGACAAGAAAAGATGACTCCTGAAAAAATTTGGGAGATTGGACGTGTAAAAATTGATGCTATCTCTGATAATGGTAAAATTATCTTTGGAGATACCCGATTTAATGTTCAAGAGAATACTAGTTCTAGAAATCTTTATCTTCTAGACTTGAACGGTAAAACAACCCAACTCACCAAAACTACTGATAGTGAAAAGGCTATTACTTTTATTAATAATCATACTTTTTTATATACTAAAGATGGTAAGACCTATTCTTTTGATATTAATAACCGTACATCAAAAGAAATACTAAATACAACACTTAGTGGACTACAACTTGATCAAGATTATATTAGTTTTACTAAACCCGTTAAAGAAGAAAAAGTATTTGCTCAAGACTATTATCCTGATTTAACAAAAGCCAATGCTAAAATTTATAATGATTTAATGTATCGTCATTGGGATACTTGGGAAAATGGAGAATTTTCTCATGTTTTTATTTCTAAAGATTTAAAAGCATATGATGAAGCATTTGATATCACACCCAATGAACCTCATAATATATCATCTGTAGAATGGAGCCCAAATGGTAAAGAATTGGTTTATGTTTCTAAAAAAGAAGACGGTAAAAAAGCTGCTCAAAGTACCAATACCGATTTATATCTTTATAATCCCTCAACTAACAAAACAGTAAATCTTACTCCTAACAATAAAGGATACGATACTACTCCAAAGTTTAATCATGACGGTACACTTCTTGCTTACTTGCAAATGAAAACAGCAGGTTATGAAGCTGATAAAAATGATATTATATTACTTGATAAAAACCACCATAATAAAAAAATTAACCTCACTAAAGATTGGGACAATACAGTTTCTGATTTTATATGGGGAAAAGATTCTAATACCTTGTATTTTTTAGCGGCTATTCAAGCTACTTATCAATTGTTTGAATTAAAAATTGATACAAAAAAAATCCGTCAGATTACAGATGGAAAACATAATTATACAAGTATTCACTTAATCAATGATTATTTAGTAGGTGGACGTCAAGACATGAATCATGCAACAGAAATTTATAAAGTCAATATATCATCAGGAGAGCAAACCCAATTATCTCACGTAAATGACAAAATATATTCTAACATAGCTAAGAGTACTATTGAAGAACGTTGGATCAAAACTACAGATGGTAAAAAAATGTTAACTTGGGTCATCTATCCTCCTGATTTTGATCCTAAAAAGAAATACCCAACATTGTTATATTGTCAAGGAGGACCACAAAGTGCCGTTTCTCAATTTTATAGTTTTAGATGGAACTTTCAATTAATGGCTGCTCAGGGTTATATTGTGGTTGCGCCTAACCGAAGAGGGTTACCTTCTTTTGGAACAGAATGGAACCATGCTATTTCTAAAGATTGGGGAGGACAACCTATGCAAGATTATTTTGCAGCGATTGATACTCTTGCTAAAGAACCTTATGTTGATGAAACCCGTCTAGGAGCTGTTGGGGCAAGTTATGGAGGTTATTCGGTATACATGTTAGCTGGAATTCATAATAAACGTTTTAAAACATTTATTTCACATTGTGGATTATTTAACATGACGTCTTGGTATGGCGTTACAGAAGAATTATTCTTTGCAAATTATGATTTAGGAGGAGCTTATTGGGATAAAAAAGCAACCAAAACTTATCAAGATTTCAACCCTATCAACTACGTTGATAAATGGGACACTCCTATAATGGTTATTCATGGGGGAAAAGATTATCGAGTACCTGAAAATCAAGGGATGGAAGCTTTTACTGCCGCTCAATTAAAAGGATTGAAAAGTCGTTTCTTATATTTCCCTGAAGAAAATCACTGGATTTTAACACCTCAAAATGGTATCGTTTGGCAAAATGAATTTTTTAAATGGTTAAAAGAAACTCTATGA
- a CDS encoding nod factor export ATP-binding protein (Part of the ABC transporter complex NodIJ involved in the export of the nodulation factors (Nod factors), the bacterial signal molecules that induce symbiosis and subsequent nodulation induction. Nod factors are LCO (lipo-chitin oligosaccharide), a modified beta-1,4-linked N-acetylglucosamine oligosaccharide. This subunit is responsible for energy coupling to the transport system; Belongs to the ABC transporter superfamily. Lipooligosaccharide exporter (TC 3.A.1.102) family; Contains 1 ABC transporter domain.) has product MNYITVDTISKSYGDRTLFEDISFYINQDQKIALIAKNGSGKTSILTILAGMDTPDTGEITQRKNLNVQFLSQEPKLDPTLTVMECLFASENPILKVLQEYEKAVLTPEDTIRYQKAFEKMDQLNAWDFEAQYKQILFKLKITDLNTPIKTLSGGQKKRVALATLLIERPDLLILDEPTNHLDLEMIEWLEDYLKREKITLFMVTHDRYFLECVCDDILELDDGKLYRYRGNYSFYLEKREERIASEQATIAKAKNLFKKELEWMRRQPKARGTKAKSRIDDFHVTKKIAHQRRDDSQVELEINMERMGNKIVELHNLNKAFGDKKILEKFNYNFKKGDRIGIIGKNGTGKSTFLNILTQQIPIDSGKIVIGDTIKFGYYTQAGIQPKDGQKVIEVIREFGDYIPLTKGRKISAEQLLERFLFSRKKQYDFVEKLSGGERKRLYLCTVLIQNPNFLILDEPTNDLDIITLNVLEQFLIDFPGCLIVVSHDRYFMDKIVDQLFVFQGEGIVDTFIGSYSEYRIYEEQLEKKVKELKKNIEEDTKEAPKQKKIQLTYGEKIEFEKLEKELESLELEKINLENQFHDTSLSIEQINDLSEKLGILNTTIEEKSERWFELSMKNEGETL; this is encoded by the coding sequence ATGAATTACATTACAGTAGATACTATTTCAAAATCCTATGGTGATCGAACTTTATTTGAAGATATTTCTTTTTACATAAATCAAGATCAAAAAATTGCTTTAATTGCAAAGAATGGTAGTGGAAAAACTTCTATTCTTACAATATTAGCTGGAATGGATACACCTGATACTGGAGAAATAACCCAACGCAAGAATTTAAATGTTCAGTTTCTTTCTCAAGAACCTAAACTAGATCCAACACTTACTGTAATGGAATGCTTATTTGCATCAGAAAATCCTATTTTAAAAGTATTACAAGAATACGAAAAAGCTGTTTTAACTCCTGAAGATACTATACGCTATCAGAAGGCTTTTGAAAAAATGGATCAATTAAATGCATGGGATTTTGAAGCACAATACAAACAAATCCTATTCAAATTAAAAATTACAGATTTAAATACTCCTATTAAAACCCTATCAGGAGGGCAAAAAAAGAGAGTTGCTTTAGCTACACTATTAATTGAACGACCTGACTTACTTATACTGGATGAACCCACAAACCATTTAGATTTAGAAATGATTGAATGGTTGGAAGATTATTTAAAACGTGAAAAGATCACACTTTTCATGGTAACACATGATCGCTACTTTTTAGAATGTGTTTGTGATGATATTTTAGAACTAGATGATGGAAAATTATATCGTTACCGAGGAAATTATTCATTTTATTTAGAAAAACGAGAAGAACGAATTGCATCAGAACAGGCTACAATTGCAAAAGCTAAAAATCTTTTTAAAAAAGAATTAGAATGGATGCGTCGACAACCCAAAGCCCGTGGAACAAAAGCTAAATCGAGAATTGACGATTTTCACGTAACAAAAAAAATAGCACATCAACGACGCGATGATTCTCAAGTTGAATTAGAAATCAACATGGAACGAATGGGGAATAAAATTGTAGAGTTACATAACCTCAACAAAGCATTTGGTGATAAAAAAATTCTAGAAAAATTCAACTATAATTTTAAAAAAGGGGATCGAATTGGTATTATTGGAAAAAATGGAACAGGTAAATCTACCTTTTTAAATATATTAACACAGCAAATACCTATTGATTCTGGTAAAATTGTGATTGGTGACACAATTAAATTTGGATACTACACACAAGCAGGAATACAACCTAAAGATGGACAAAAGGTTATCGAAGTTATTCGTGAATTTGGAGATTATATACCGCTCACAAAAGGACGAAAGATTTCAGCGGAACAATTGCTAGAACGATTTTTATTTTCTCGAAAAAAACAATATGATTTCGTAGAAAAATTAAGTGGAGGTGAACGTAAACGTTTGTATTTATGTACAGTTTTAATTCAAAACCCTAATTTTCTAATTCTAGACGAACCAACTAATGATTTAGATATTATCACTCTAAATGTCTTAGAACAATTTTTAATTGATTTTCCAGGATGTTTAATTGTCGTTTCACATGATCGTTATTTCATGGATAAAATTGTAGACCAATTATTTGTCTTTCAAGGAGAAGGAATAGTAGACACTTTTATTGGAAGTTATTCAGAATATAGAATTTATGAAGAACAACTAGAGAAAAAAGTAAAAGAACTCAAAAAAAACATAGAAGAAGATACCAAAGAAGCTCCAAAACAGAAAAAAATTCAATTAACCTATGGTGAAAAAATAGAGTTTGAAAAACTAGAAAAAGAATTGGAAAGCTTAGAACTTGAGAAAATTAATTTAGAAAATCAATTTCATGATACTTCACTCTCTATTGAACAAATTAATGATCTTTCAGAAAAATTAGGTATTTTGAATACAACTATTGAAGAAAAATCTGAACGTTGGTTTGAATTATCCATGAAAAATGAAGGTGAGACTTTATAA
- a CDS encoding translation factor GUF1 like protein, chloroplastic (Promotes chloroplast protein synthesis. May act as a fidelity factor of the translation reaction, by catalyzing a one- codon backward translocation of tRNAs on improperly translocated ribosomes; Belongs to the TRAFAC class translation factor GTPase superfamily. Classic translation factor GTPase family. LepA subfamily; Contains 1 tr-type G (guanine nucleotide-binding) domain.), whose translation MKNIRNFCIIAHIDHGKSTLADRLLGHTQSVTEREMQNQLLDDMDLERERGITIKSHAIQMDYELNGEQYILNLIDTPGHVDFSYEVSRSIAACEGALLIVDAAQSIQAQTISNLYLALENDLEIIPVLNKVDLPSANPEEVTDDIVDLLGCDPSEVIHASGKTGFGVDKILEAIIERVPAPEGDSEAPLQALIFDSVYNPFRGVEAYFKVVNGKIRKGQKVKFMATDKEYNAEEIGTLKLKQEPKSVIETGDVGYIISGIKTAVDVKVGDTITTVNNPCDVPIEGFEEVKPMVFAGIYPVDTEDYEELTYSLEKLQLNDASLTFEKESSAALGFGFRCGFLGMLHLEIIQERLEREFNMTVITTVPNVSYLAYSKKHPEVPITVNNPSDLPDPSGLDKIEEPYIKASIITKADYVGAVMSLCIDKRGDIVNQTYLTQDRVELIFDMPLAEVVFDFYDRLKTISRGYASFDYSPIGMRPSKLVRLDVLINGDVVDALSALVHFDNAYTIGKKMCEKLRKLIPRQQFDIPIQSAIGAKIISRETIKALRKDVTAKCYGGDISRKRKLLEKQKKGKKKMRQIGRVEVPQSAFMAVLKLNE comes from the coding sequence ATGAAGAACATAAGAAATTTTTGTATTATAGCTCATATTGATCATGGAAAAAGCACTCTTGCCGATCGGTTATTAGGACATACTCAATCGGTGACGGAAAGAGAAATGCAAAACCAGCTATTAGATGATATGGATTTAGAACGTGAACGAGGTATCACGATTAAATCACATGCTATACAGATGGATTATGAATTAAATGGAGAGCAATATATCTTGAATTTAATTGACACTCCAGGTCATGTGGATTTTTCTTATGAAGTATCTCGTTCAATTGCTGCCTGCGAAGGGGCTTTGTTAATTGTAGATGCTGCTCAAAGTATTCAAGCTCAGACTATTTCAAATTTATATTTAGCTTTAGAAAATGATTTAGAGATCATTCCTGTTTTAAATAAAGTGGATTTACCAAGTGCCAATCCAGAAGAAGTAACAGATGACATTGTAGATCTTTTAGGTTGTGATCCTTCGGAAGTTATTCATGCAAGTGGAAAAACAGGTTTTGGTGTAGATAAAATATTAGAAGCCATTATAGAGCGTGTTCCAGCTCCTGAAGGAGATTCTGAAGCACCTTTACAAGCGTTAATTTTTGATTCGGTATATAATCCATTTCGAGGAGTAGAGGCCTATTTTAAAGTAGTAAATGGTAAAATTCGTAAAGGCCAAAAAGTGAAATTTATGGCGACGGATAAAGAATATAATGCAGAAGAAATAGGGACCTTAAAATTAAAGCAAGAGCCTAAAAGTGTGATCGAAACAGGAGATGTAGGATATATTATTTCAGGAATCAAAACTGCTGTAGATGTAAAAGTAGGAGATACTATTACGACGGTGAATAATCCTTGTGATGTACCCATTGAAGGTTTTGAAGAAGTGAAACCTATGGTGTTTGCGGGAATTTACCCCGTGGATACAGAAGATTATGAAGAATTAACTTATTCTCTTGAAAAGTTGCAATTAAATGATGCTTCCTTAACATTTGAAAAAGAAAGTTCAGCAGCATTAGGTTTTGGTTTTCGTTGTGGTTTCTTAGGAATGTTACATTTAGAGATTATTCAAGAACGTTTAGAGCGAGAATTTAATATGACGGTTATTACAACCGTTCCTAACGTTTCCTATCTTGCCTATTCAAAAAAACACCCTGAAGTTCCTATTACAGTAAATAATCCAAGTGATTTACCTGATCCAAGTGGTTTAGATAAGATAGAAGAACCTTATATAAAAGCTTCTATTATTACTAAGGCAGATTATGTAGGGGCGGTAATGTCACTTTGTATTGATAAAAGAGGTGATATTGTGAATCAAACTTATTTAACACAAGATCGTGTTGAATTAATTTTTGATATGCCTTTAGCAGAAGTTGTTTTTGATTTTTACGATCGTCTAAAAACTATTTCAAGAGGCTATGCTTCTTTTGATTATTCTCCAATTGGAATGCGTCCTTCAAAATTAGTACGATTGGATGTATTAATAAATGGCGATGTAGTGGATGCACTTTCTGCTTTAGTTCATTTTGATAATGCCTATACAATTGGTAAAAAAATGTGTGAGAAATTACGTAAGTTAATTCCACGTCAACAATTTGATATTCCAATTCAATCTGCAATTGGGGCAAAAATTATCTCACGAGAAACCATAAAAGCATTACGTAAAGATGTAACAGCAAAATGTTATGGAGGAGATATTTCTCGTAAACGTAAACTATTAGAAAAGCAGAAAAAGGGAAAGAAAAAGATGCGTCAAATCGGTCGTGTAGAGGTGCCACAGAGTGCATTTATGGCTGTGTTAAAACTGAATGAGTAG
- a CDS encoding nitric oxide reductase subunit, with protein MLSKKQARTFFLGGTVVTFLIFIGLTIFSFSKEQDQTNSENITEQVVRGKVLWEKNNCMGCHTLLGEGGYYAPELTKVVDRRGKGYIKAVLMSEAPWAPRGRKMVAYGFSKEEAEDLIAFFDWIGDIDLNGFDTVISPLAKDENQ; from the coding sequence ATGTTATCAAAAAAACAAGCACGAACGTTTTTTCTTGGCGGTACTGTCGTTACATTTTTGATTTTTATTGGACTAACGATCTTCTCGTTTAGTAAAGAACAGGATCAAACTAATTCTGAAAATATAACGGAACAAGTAGTAAGAGGTAAGGTACTTTGGGAAAAAAATAACTGTATGGGATGCCATACATTGTTAGGTGAGGGAGGATACTACGCACCTGAGCTTACAAAAGTTGTAGATCGAAGAGGTAAAGGATATATAAAGGCTGTACTTATGTCAGAAGCTCCTTGGGCACCTAGAGGAAGAAAGATGGTAGCTTATGGTTTCTCAAAAGAAGAAGCAGAAGACTTAATTGCATTTTTTGATTGGATAGGTGATATTGATCTTAATGGTTTTGATACTGTTATTTCTCCATTAGCAAAAGATGAAAATCAATAA
- a CDS encoding nitric-oxide reductase (cytochrome c) (Component of the anaerobic respiratory chain that transforms nitrate to dinitrogen (denitrification). NorB is the catalytic subunit of the enzyme complex. Shows proton pump activity across the membrane in denitrifying bacterial cells. The mononitrogen reduction is probably coupled to electron transport phosphorylation (By similarity); Belongs to the heme-copper respiratory oxidase family.; KEGG: mtt:Ftrac_2744 nitric oxide reductase subunit B), which produces MKYKSQKVAYWFFAFSMLLLVLQLTYGFIMGFARIGLDGLHDFIPFNTARAVHTNLLVVWLLSGFMGAAYYIIPEEAQRELVNVKLAYIQLITLALVGVTAIIGYHFNWWEGRKFLEIPRQLDFLVVANVLLFLGLILITLFKGKRRTTTALVLSMGLLFAALLYLPGMLPFDSQVTDSFFRWWVVHLWVEGVWELIMGGILSFLLIKLTGVDREVIEKWLYVIVGLTFLSGVLGTGHHYYYIGVNKIWLIVGGIFSALEPLAFLAMALFAVNMYRKGEKKHPNKLALFWTLGAAIVSFIGAGILGFAHTLPQTNLYTHGTLVTAMHGHLAFWGAYAMIVLAIISYSLPNMTGRKLYESARGRAAFWLSNIGMLGMTTAFGVAGVAQVYLERKHKMEFMEVQNEISIHFVVLLICASILTTGIILYIIDFIKHGRPTDEALEI; this is translated from the coding sequence ATGAAATATAAATCACAAAAAGTAGCTTACTGGTTTTTTGCATTTTCAATGCTACTATTAGTTTTACAATTAACGTATGGGTTTATTATGGGGTTCGCTCGTATTGGTTTAGACGGGTTACATGACTTTATTCCTTTTAATACAGCAAGGGCTGTTCATACGAACTTATTGGTTGTTTGGTTGCTTTCAGGTTTTATGGGAGCAGCTTATTATATAATTCCAGAAGAAGCACAACGAGAACTTGTTAATGTGAAATTAGCTTATATTCAGTTAATTACTTTAGCATTAGTAGGAGTGACAGCTATAATTGGTTATCATTTTAACTGGTGGGAAGGACGTAAATTTTTAGAAATCCCAAGGCAGTTGGATTTCTTAGTTGTTGCTAATGTATTGCTATTCTTGGGATTAATCTTAATCACCTTATTTAAAGGAAAACGGAGAACCACAACAGCACTAGTCCTTTCAATGGGATTACTTTTTGCTGCTTTATTATATTTACCAGGGATGCTTCCTTTTGATAGTCAAGTAACAGATTCATTTTTTCGTTGGTGGGTTGTGCACCTATGGGTAGAAGGTGTTTGGGAATTGATCATGGGAGGTATTTTATCTTTCCTATTAATAAAACTTACAGGAGTAGATAGAGAAGTTATTGAAAAATGGTTGTATGTGATTGTAGGTTTAACGTTTTTGTCAGGAGTTCTAGGGACAGGACATCATTATTATTACATAGGAGTAAACAAAATATGGTTAATCGTTGGAGGTATTTTTTCTGCATTAGAACCTTTAGCTTTTTTGGCTATGGCTTTGTTTGCAGTAAACATGTATCGTAAGGGAGAAAAAAAACATCCTAATAAATTAGCATTATTTTGGACTTTAGGAGCTGCTATAGTTTCTTTTATTGGAGCAGGAATTCTAGGTTTTGCACATACACTTCCACAAACCAATTTATACACACACGGTACTTTAGTAACAGCAATGCATGGTCATTTAGCTTTTTGGGGAGCCTATGCTATGATAGTGTTGGCCATTATTAGTTATAGTTTACCCAATATGACGGGTAGAAAATTATATGAAAGTGCAAGAGGTCGAGCTGCTTTCTGGCTTTCAAATATTGGAATGCTAGGTATGACTACTGCTTTTGGAGTGGCAGGTGTTGCACAAGTTTATTTAGAAAGAAAACATAAAATGGAGTTTATGGAAGTACAAAATGAAATTAGTATTCATTTTGTGGTTCTCCTCATATGTGCTTCGATTTTAACAACAGGTATTATATTGTATATCATTGATTTTATAAAACATGGCCGTCCTACAGATGAGGCTTTAGAAATATAA
- the nirK gene encoding nitrite reductase (NO-forming) (Belongs to the multicopper oxidase family; Contains 2 plastocyanin-like domains.; KEGG: fco:FCOL_01550 nitrite reductase (NO-forming)) produces MKNKLNYLLATIFLLSFINCNNSETAQKEGKTVEKGDKIAKKGSKERVEAELTSPPNVPKPVGDRPAQILDVNMEIIEKEGTITDGTTYVYWTFGGTVPGSFIRTRVGDEINFTLSNHPDNKLPHNIDLHAVTGPGGGATSSYVAPGQEKTFSFKALQPGLFVYHCATAPVGMHIANGMYGLILVEPEGGLPKVDKEYYVMQGDFYTEGENGAPGLQAFDINKAVDEDADYVVFNGRVGSLTGDNALTAKVGETVRLFVGNGGPNLTSSFHVIGEIFDNVHIEAGSSISENVQTTSVPPGGAAIVDFKVEVPGTFILVDHAIFRAFNKGALGMLKVEGEENIDIYSGVVHEGAYNPGNGGDQNIGKEEAAEVAEVEVLSLEEKMKKGKEVFSSTCMACHQATGQGIPEAFPPLAKSDYLNADVDRAIGIVLNGKKGEITVNGQKYNGIMTKQVLTDQEVANVLTYVYNSWGNNKTEVKLSDVQRVKNGH; encoded by the coding sequence ATGAAAAATAAACTAAATTACTTACTGGCAACTATTTTCTTATTATCCTTTATTAATTGTAATAATTCTGAAACAGCTCAGAAAGAAGGAAAAACAGTTGAAAAAGGAGATAAAATAGCAAAGAAAGGAAGTAAAGAGCGTGTTGAAGCGGAATTAACATCACCACCTAATGTACCAAAACCAGTAGGGGATAGACCTGCTCAAATATTGGATGTGAATATGGAAATTATTGAAAAAGAAGGTACAATAACGGATGGTACAACCTATGTATACTGGACTTTTGGAGGAACAGTGCCTGGAAGTTTTATCCGTACTCGAGTTGGAGATGAAATTAATTTTACATTATCAAATCATCCTGATAATAAATTACCTCATAATATAGATTTACATGCTGTTACAGGCCCTGGAGGAGGAGCAACATCATCTTATGTAGCCCCAGGTCAAGAAAAAACATTTTCATTTAAGGCTTTACAACCTGGTCTATTTGTGTATCATTGTGCAACAGCACCAGTTGGAATGCATATAGCGAATGGTATGTATGGATTAATATTAGTGGAACCAGAAGGTGGTTTACCTAAAGTAGATAAAGAATATTACGTTATGCAAGGTGATTTTTATACCGAGGGAGAAAATGGAGCTCCAGGCTTACAAGCTTTTGATATAAACAAAGCGGTAGATGAAGATGCAGATTATGTAGTATTTAATGGTAGAGTTGGTTCTTTAACAGGAGACAATGCTCTTACTGCTAAAGTAGGTGAAACGGTTCGTTTATTTGTTGGAAATGGAGGTCCTAATTTAACTTCTTCATTTCACGTAATTGGTGAAATTTTTGATAATGTGCATATAGAAGCGGGTTCTTCTATTAGCGAAAATGTTCAAACAACAAGTGTTCCTCCTGGAGGTGCAGCAATAGTAGATTTTAAAGTTGAGGTACCAGGTACTTTTATATTAGTTGATCATGCTATATTCAGAGCATTTAATAAAGGAGCATTAGGAATGTTAAAAGTAGAAGGAGAGGAAAACATTGATATTTACTCAGGAGTAGTACATGAAGGTGCTTATAATCCAGGGAACGGAGGAGATCAAAATATTGGGAAGGAAGAAGCTGCTGAAGTAGCAGAAGTGGAAGTCTTAAGCTTAGAAGAAAAAATGAAAAAAGGGAAAGAAGTTTTTAGTAGTACATGTATGGCGTGTCATCAAGCTACAGGTCAAGGGATTCCAGAAGCATTTCCACCATTAGCTAAGTCAGATTATTTAAATGCAGATGTAGATCGTGCTATTGGTATAGTATTGAATGGTAAGAAAGGTGAAATAACGGTTAACGGCCAAAAGTACAATGGTATTATGACAAAACAGGTTCTTACCGATCAAGAAGTAGCCAATGTATTAACGTATGTATACAATAGTTGGGGAAATAATAAAACAGAAGTTAAATTGAGTGATGTTCAAAGAGTTAAAAATGGACACTAA